Proteins found in one Neodiprion lecontei isolate iyNeoLeco1 chromosome 6, iyNeoLeco1.1, whole genome shotgun sequence genomic segment:
- the LOC107225240 gene encoding CDC42 small effector protein homolog, which produces MAGAGEVWVQWFTCCLTQQGPGARSKRQRPHQQQRLRIDRSMIGAPTNFQHTGHIGSGDLDMANAHLSAIQTQMQGKGGYEASFGVKAC; this is translated from the exons ATGGCAGGTGCGGGGGAAGTTTGGGTCCAGTGGTTCACGTGTTGCCTCACGCAGCAGGGACCGGGGGCCCGGAGCAAGAGACAAAGGCCCCACCAGCAGCAGAGGCTAAGGATAGACCGAAGCATGATCGGGGCACCGACGAACTTTCAACACACCGGGCACATCGGCAGCGGTGATCTCGATATGGCGAACGCTCATTTGTCCGCCATTCAGACGCAGATGCAGGGCAAGGGAGGCTACGAGGCCTCCTTTGGCGTTAAG GCTTGCTGA